One genomic window of Salvia miltiorrhiza cultivar Shanhuang (shh) chromosome 4, IMPLAD_Smil_shh, whole genome shotgun sequence includes the following:
- the LOC131019597 gene encoding uncharacterized protein LOC131019597 — protein MARRLCFRVPLLFTAAKSHIPVSAARLLYFSDAAIFRFVGLYHPMFQVSRSYARDRRPSYDPFGGKVPKAAEFGKEWAKKMEDDEIISGQAAKTTVITKETMVCGEGTGR, from the exons ATGGCGCGGAGGTTGTGTTTCCGCGTGCCACTTCTTTTCACCGCCGCAAAATCCCACATTCCCGTCTCCGCCGCCAGATTGCTCTACTTCTCAGATGCCGCCATCTTCAGATTCGTTGGCCTCTATCATCCCATGTTTCAAG TTTCTCGTTCATATGCCCGTGATAGACGCCCAAGTTATGATCCTTTCGGAGGCAAAGTTCCTAAAGCAGCCGAATTCGGGAAGGAGTGGGCCAAGAAaatggaggatgatgagatcATCTCTGGACAGGCAGCGAAGACGACAGTGATAACGAAAGAGACGATGGTGTGTGGGGAAGGAACAGGGAGGTGA
- the LOC131019598 gene encoding uncharacterized protein LOC131019598 produces the protein MSTSGRSGSTHSTDDADVSVTLPTGAIPTGVAKDGRIWVHLHGSVLRPSGPIRARATDSFQGMPDASGTNWKNLTEEMKDLYFDEFVKAFCWQQDKYTRHQIKKAWISEARVAYNDYISACKKTLLLHKKKIESLNPIVEAAWRAYWALPETQARSAQASKNRRSEPCGVGTGMAIHHGGSRSALDHAEHLARESNIPFDAASWATFRRIHFKNGQYTAGRPAQHGLEVERRVAELREIQGEVTPADVDRIFREVVTPDPKGRIMGLGMMMSKALTSGDGESSTSTSTSHFDAPSKAEFTTLREDLDTTASALTRAVQEIEARRQREEEQARTIQEMQSQIALLMRGFRPSTPSDETHPDL, from the exons ATGTCTACTTCTGGCCGATCCGGATCTACGCATTCGACCGACGATGCGGATGTGTCCGTGACGCTGCCCACGGGGGCTATACCGACTGGTGTTGCTAAGGATGGGCGCATATGGGTGCATCTTCATGGCAG TGTTTTGAGGCCGAGTGGACCTATTCGGGCTAGGGCTACTGATAGCTTCCAAGGTATGCCAGATGCAAGTGGCACGAATTGGAAGAATTTGACTGAGGAGATGAAGGACTTGTACTTCGACGAATTTGTG AAAGCATTTTGTTGGCAACAAGATAAATATACCAGACACCAAATTAAGAAGGCGTGGATCTCAGAGGCTCGAGTAGCATATAACGATTACATTTCTGCATGCAAGAAAACCCTCCTACTACACAAGAAGAAGATTGAATCTCTCAATCCTATTGTTGAGGCTGCTTGGAGGGCTTATTGGGCATTGCCTGAAACTCAGGCAAGGTCTGCACAGGCGTCTAAGAATCGCCGTTCTGAGCCTTGCGGTGTTGGTACAGGGATGGCTATTCATCATGGCGGGTCGCGTAGCGCTCTGGATCATGCTGAGCATCTG GCTCGGGAGAGCAATATCCCTTTTGACGCGGCGTCTTGGGCTACCTTTCGACGTATCCATTTTAAGAATGGACAGTATACCGCCGGACGACCTGCGCAGCACGGG TTGGAGGTCGAGAGGCGAGTGGCAGAGCTGCGTGAGATACAGGGAGAGGTCACACCCGCCGACGTGGATCGCATCTTCCGAGAGGTAGTCACTCCTGATCCGAAGGGGCGCATCATGGGATTAGGTATGATGATGTCGAAGGCGCTTACTTCAGGCGACGGCGAGTCGAGCACCTCCACCAGCACCTCACACTTCGATGCTCCTTCAAAGGCTGAGTTTACCACTTTGAGGGAGGATCTTGACACCACAGCGAGTGCTCTGACCAGAGCAGTGCAGGAGATAGAGGCCAGGAGACAGAGAGAGGAGGAGCAGGCTAGGACTATACAGGAGATGCAGTCCCAGATCGCGTTGCTCATGCGAGGATTTCGACCATCCACCCCTTCTGATGAGACTCACCCAGACCTTTGA